TTTACTAACATTCTTGTTTCATCCCATTTTGACATATATCTCACCACTTTCTTAAATAAAATATTCAATTCATCATGTTTTATATTCCCTATCTGACATCTAATAGGTATATAAAAAATATTAGCTGCTTTTATTATAATATACTTTTGCACATTTGTGGATACATTTCAATTTTGTTGTATAATATCGCTGCTTTTTAATAACTAAATGTATCTATATTAAAAGGGATAAAAATTTATAAGACTTGAAAATCATCCATATTAATTATCAAAATTTAAATTTTATCATCTGCCATAGACCCTTCATGTTCACTGAGACGATTATAAGCATCTCCTTTTTCTGAAACCAACAGTAAAAATAATATTTCCACTACAACCATGGCTGATATTCTTGTGAAACTAAATTCATCAAAAAATAACTTTTCTCTAGTGGCCGTATTTATTTTATATTTACACTTATTAGCTAAAGGAGAATTTTCATGATTTGTTATACAAATTGTTTTAGCTTGTTTCTCATTTGCCACTTCAACTAGAGTTATAAGTCTCTTAGATGACCCGGAATTTGATACAGCTATAACTACATCTTCTGCAGTTAGTGTATATGCAAAAGCAAGTTGATTTTCCCAGATAGTATTTGCCACAGTAGGTATTCCTATCTGACTAAATTTATATGCTCCATCCAAAATTACAGGTATAGTATTCCCTAATGCCGCAAATTGGACGATTCTAGCCTTACTTATTATGTCTAATATTTCTCTCATATTGTTTTCATCCATCATGGATATAGTTTGCCTTAACTCTTCAATTTTATTTGCCAGTATATTCTGAAGTGATTGACCTATATTCTTTGTACTCAAGTCATTTGATACCTTCTTCTCTTCTGAAGTTACCATCTCTTTTGCAATCTCCATTTTCAAATGATGAAACCCCTTGAAATTGCATTTTTTACAAAACCTTATTATTGTGGCTTCACTTACACCACTTTCAGATGACAACTCTGAAACTGTCATATCTATAACTTTTTGTTGATTTTCTATAACATAATCTGCAATTTTCTTTTCTGCTTCGTATAGATTTTCATATACCATAAAAATTTTATCTAATACATTTCCTTCTTTATTGAACAATTTCTTATTGCTCCTTTACTTAATTTATTCCTATGCTTAATTTAATAATAAACAAAGTATTTTTTTCGTCAATACCATAAGATAAAACATTTTTCTATATTAATAAATTCCTTAATAATTTGTTTAATAAAAAAGCAGACCAAAATTAGTTTTAGTCTGCTTTCTTATTAAATTATATAAATTTATTAATGGATAATATTTTTTTATATTTCTGGAGCATATTTTATTAAATATTCCTCAGCTTCTGCATTCCATAATCCACCATGATTATCTACTATTTTGTTCAATTCTTTTATAAAATTATCATTATTTATATTCTTCATATTTTCTATTTCTGTTAATTCTAATGATTTATGAGTATATACTACCTTTTTACCACCAGGTATGTTTGGAAGATTTAATGTAGTTTTTGCCACATCATTCAGTCCAAGGATATGTGTAGCAATCTTTGCTACATTTACATCTCCATTTTCAATCAATCTAAGTGCTTGTTTCATATCCTTTGTATTTCCTCCGCTAGTACCTACCACATGTGTTGAATTATAATGAACATCATAGAAATTAAATTCAGCTGAAAATTTATTATCTACTGGACCAGCAAAGAAATTCAAGCAACCATCATAAGCTAATAATCCCGAAGCAGATTTTGCTAAAGATTTTACAGGTGCAAAAACAAATACATCATCGTAACCATAATTATTTTTTGTAAGTCCTCTTAAATATTCTACATCATTTTCTATATCACTAGTATTAACATATTTTAGGTTTATACCCTGTTTTTTTGCTTCTTCCACTGTGTATAACTTACTTGCTAAGTCTATTTTCTCCCGGACAATTCCTGTAATAACAAGATTCTTAGGTTTTTTAGGACCATGTATAGCAAGGTCTATAGCTAAAAATCCCATGGGTCCAGTGGCTCCTAGTAATATCATGTTCCCACCTTCACGAATCCCCATCTTGTGCTCATAATCTTCTCCTGCTGCCATATGAAAATTAGCATTAAAAGCACCAATAACACAAGATAATGGTTCAACTAAAGAGCCTTCAAAATATGATTTTCCATTATACTCAAGTAAACAGTCATTTTCCATTACTACGTTTGGAATGAGAATTTTAGTAGCATCTCCCCCTACATATTTATATGAATATCCAGGTGCCAGTCCTCCTTCTACTCCAAGATTGGGTTGTATTACAAATTTATCGTCCTCTTTATATTTGTGAGCCCACTTTTGTCCTACTTTTAAAATTTTTCCACAAAATTCATGCCCTATAATTATTGGATTTTCACTTACATCATTAGGTACTTTT
This genomic window from Clostridium pasteurianum DSM 525 = ATCC 6013 contains:
- a CDS encoding MurR/RpiR family transcriptional regulator, with translation MFNKEGNVLDKIFMVYENLYEAEKKIADYVIENQQKVIDMTVSELSSESGVSEATIIRFCKKCNFKGFHHLKMEIAKEMVTSEEKKVSNDLSTKNIGQSLQNILANKIEELRQTISMMDENNMREILDIISKARIVQFAALGNTIPVILDGAYKFSQIGIPTVANTIWENQLAFAYTLTAEDVVIAVSNSGSSKRLITLVEVANEKQAKTICITNHENSPLANKCKYKINTATREKLFFDEFSFTRISAMVVVEILFLLLVSEKGDAYNRLSEHEGSMADDKI
- a CDS encoding zinc-binding dehydrogenase; amino-acid sequence: MKTKAVRLYGKENLKLEEFELPEIKEDEIIAEVISDSLCMSSYKEAELGKDHKKVPNDVSENPIIIGHEFCGKILKVGQKWAHKYKEDDKFVIQPNLGVEGGLAPGYSYKYVGGDATKILIPNVVMENDCLLEYNGKSYFEGSLVEPLSCVIGAFNANFHMAAGEDYEHKMGIREGGNMILLGATGPMGFLAIDLAIHGPKKPKNLVITGIVREKIDLASKLYTVEEAKKQGINLKYVNTSDIENDVEYLRGLTKNNYGYDDVFVFAPVKSLAKSASGLLAYDGCLNFFAGPVDNKFSAEFNFYDVHYNSTHVVGTSGGNTKDMKQALRLIENGDVNVAKIATHILGLNDVAKTTLNLPNIPGGKKVVYTHKSLELTEIENMKNINNDNFIKELNKIVDNHGGLWNAEAEEYLIKYAPEI